From Watersipora subatra chromosome 8, tzWatSuba1.1, whole genome shotgun sequence, a single genomic window includes:
- the LOC137401905 gene encoding uncharacterized protein, producing the protein MSLMLKILSDDCHESLIESFNQIQNVLHSHETRLVTGGAPSASVPSSDKEKTKNSESEPTAKLLRSSSTVRARRRTSVLDPTCIICQRLGKFIKSKRTHKRKSEALSQTQTLAAGLLKKAAEIRNDHRILMYVRDADPVASEVRYHKSCYQTYTNFLHYEPKGGRTSAKLKYRLRKQFDRLVFYKPANRTRSEIVYAETASLSDIVADDSFRLARSSTTSEDSVDCNLSQSIPSSASNVNRELYYSGLQIRNVIEDSTKEKCLDNAQHVFSDFEDFDNFDD; encoded by the exons ATGTCTCTCATGCTAAAGATTTTATCTGACGACTGCCATGAATCTCTTATCGAAAGTTTTAACCAAATACAAAATGTTCTTCACAGTCATGAAACAAGACTGGTTACGGGGGGTGCTCCTTCAGCT AGCGTCCCATCTTCTGATAAGGAGAAAACTAAAAACTCTGAAAGTGAACCAACTGCCAAGCTTTTACGCTCTAGCTCAACTGTGAGGGCACGTCGACGAACCTCTGTTCTTGATCCTACTTGCATTATATGTCAAAGGTTGGGAAAGTTCATAAAATCTAAGCGTACTCACAAAAGGAAATCGGAAGCATTATCACAGACCCAAACTCTTGCAGCGG GGCTGCTGAAGAAAGCAGCTGAAATAAGAAATGATCATAGAATCTTGATGTATGTAAGAGACGCGGATCCTGTAGCCTCCGAGGTTCGATATCATAAGTCTTGTTATCAAACATACACCAACTTTCTTCACTATGAACCTAAGGGTGGAAg GACATCAGCTAAGCTAAAGTATCGACTTCGTAAGCAGTTTGACAGATTGGTCTTTTACAAGCCTGCAAACCGAACTCGATCTGAAATTGTCTATGCTGAAACTGCTTCACTGTCTGATATTGTGGCAGATGACAGTTTTCGACTCGCCAGATCATCAACAACTAGTGAAGACTCTGTAGACTGTAATCTTAGCCAGTCGATACCGTCTTCAGCATCTAATGTAAACAGAGAACTGTATTATAGTGGTCTACAAATAAGAAATGTCATAGAAGATTCaacaaaggaaaaatgtttGGACAATGCACAGCATGTTTTCAGTGACTTTGAGGACTTTGATAATTTTGATGATTAA